The nucleotide sequence AGTTATTTCTCATAAATTGTATttcttaattttaatttaatatgaaagtaagaaaataatttaatatattttattatcCACTGCTTTTCAACTATGATAATATCTTAGTTTAACTTTGTATAACCATTAAGAAATTAAGAACAATATATTGCCAGTTTGCATTTAATAAATAAGATATCGATTACTTTATTTAATCAAAATataatagaaaaatattattttaagaaCTTCCTAACATTTGGTAAGAGAATATTTATGTCAAATCGTTTTTAATACTTAGCTTAGAGTTATTGCTTAAATCTTTGATGTTAGAAGTAATGAATTTTAAAAGGAAAGAATTTATAtagctaattttttttttaattttaaattcttcGATATAGAAGTTTGTATGTAGTTCGAATAAGGAGtgatttaatatttaaaattttaactaattttgaagctttaaatattaaaaaaataattaaatgattattcctAAATATAAGGGAAACAATTAAATgtctattcctaaatattagggagataattaaataaatattcttaaatattaggataataattaaaagactattttgtctagtCTGAACTCTAGTTTTAAAGAGCGTAAAAGGTGAACAACATTTCGCTAAAGGTAtttatgcttttaatatagtatatataacaTACGTTGACTTAGAGATCTtaggaaaaaatatttatttctgGATATTGTGTCTCTTTTGTCAACATTGGACTACTAACATCCCAATTAAATAGGCACATTCCTTTATTCTTTTTCCAATCTTTTCGAAGTCTTTTAACTTCCACCATGTGTTTTAAATTAAAAGTTAGAAAAAATAATATCGTATAATCGCTTTTAAAATAAtagccaatatatatatatatatataataaatacatttttgtatattatataaaaataatataaattttatatatttttacagctatcgaatataaatagttttgACCGCGGGCTAAAAGTTTTTCCGCCAAGGATAGCGATAATCTCAAAGTCTTGTGTTAGTCCATAACGCTTATCCACaaacatttattatttttatcatatcATTATTCACTAATAATATTGCGAGTAATTCGAACATTGTAGCATCTACTATTTGCTTATACCTTTATGCCTCCTCTGCCTAAACTTCATTTCTgactttttctttgtcttttgtattgaataaaacaaaaagaattTGACAAGATATAAAGAAAGTgaaaatatataatatttgtaAATATATTAGTGGCTTCAAGGAATAAGTCCAACGGGGTTTTCCTCAAAAGCATTAGGATAAACACAAGAAATTAAACTCGAAATAAATACTTTATTTTTGGTTTAACTTTTCGCTATCAGGAACTCACCGACACGACTAATTGAGTTGGGCAGTGTGGGGCTTATTGAAGGGAAAAACATTCCAACTAAGGAGAAATGTCCATTCCAAGATTTAAACCCGATACCTCTAGTTAAAGATGAAAATATTTCATTCATCTTATCACACTCTTCAGTGGTAACTCGACATGGATTAAATTCAATTATACGATAGTTTTACTTCTTTTTGgaagaaaatatacataaatgAGAGTACATTAATAATAAGTTGTTGGGCCTTATAGCTTGATATAAGCCCATAATGAGAGAGATTACTCTTGCTAAGCCCAATTAGTTGATTTTATGGCTTTTTTTATGATTCATAATATTTGATTTATTCAGATATCAAGAAgaaattaacttctttttttttttcaaaattactctTAGAGTAAAGAGCCTATgagtatttgttatatttccaATGAACAAATTAAGATATTATGGTCAATTTTACTGTTAATTATGCTAAAAATTGAATTCTTCATATGTgtaaaaacaatcaaaaaatcaattaaaatggaCAGGAGGGAGTAACTAACGTTTGCCGTGAGTATCATAAATATAATTAAGATAAAAAGCTATATAATGCTTCTTGGCAGAAAAGAAAACTGCAGCAAGATTTGCATGGCATATGTGGATATACTGAACGGCAGCCCGATGCACTAGGCTCCCGATATGCGTTGGGTTCGAGGAAGGGtcagaccacaagggtctattgtaaaccctgcatttctgcaagaggctgtttccacggctcgaatccatgacctcctgatcacatgacatcaattttaccagttacgccTAGGCTCCCTTCGTATATGTGGTTATACTAGCTTCTGATAATTGTGACAGACATGCATCTTACTAAATAAACAACTCCAAAAATAATAGACAACAGTAATGATTTAtgcattttattgatattttgcttggattcagctatcagaggagacttgagttatagctgcacggcgttcgcagctctGAAATCCCCTTATACTTTATTTTACCTGTGTGTTTtctttcaaacagcttgaattttattcagacctttattgtattattctagaagttcgtgcacttgtgacacgaGATTCGAGGATGTATTTGGATGATTCGTTTATTATGGTCTTCCGTACTTTATTTCAGTATTGAACTTTAGtataatttaatttgtttaaaaatggttaagattattctaacattggcttgcctaacaagtaaaatgttaggtaccatcatggtcccgaagatggaaatttcgggtcatgacaatgACACTTTATTAGAACTCAGATTACTAGGCTTACAAATCAATTGCTTGAACGAAGTGCGACATTAATACTGTTGGTACTTTAAATAGCTAAGTCATATTgacataaaaaaaatacaacatttgtttaGTACTAATTTTCTATGTTAAGTGGAATAATATAATATTAGCacataagaaaagaagaatattGCTTGGCCACGACTATGACCACGACCACGAACAGGGCCACGACATTTTTCACGCTTGgcataatgggaatacacctcatTCATGTCAGGCAATGGTGTAGATCCAATGGGTCGATTATCGTAATTTTTATGAGCAAATCATTGTTTCGTTCagccacaaggagaagagaaatcaactcagagtacttcttgaaacctttctATCGGTACTGCTGTTGcaagaccatattggaggcatgaaacgttgTGAACGTTTTTTCAAACATATCATAGTCACTGATACtatctccacagagtttcaatttagaagtaattctgaagatcgcagaattatattcagaaacagacttaaagtcttggagcctcagatgagcccaatcatatcatgtttgtggaagagtgaccaactttaagttgtcatatctttcctttaagccattccacaaaataagtggatctttgactgtgagatattctattttcaacccttcatcaaggtgatggcgcaagaaaatcaaggccttaacACAGTCTTGGGTAGATGCTTTAATTCTATCTTTAATGGCATCTCtaagacccattgcatctaaatgaatttcagcatccaacacccatgtcatacagttcttgcccgaaatttcaagggcaacgaactttcttttcataatatcaatcataattaaaagagaaaaaaaattatactttagtcttctcaaagagcttcttgagatggtagagtctcgtgctgataacatgttatgaaataaaagcaatttagtaaaacataaacaagaaatggagatagagagaagaaagagatttcatttctttttcaaattgtgTATTCTTTCCGATCTATTACAAGACTTTTATATAGACATGAAAAGTGAAGCATCACTATTGTAAAATAGTGAGTGAAATGGCCACTATTTAGTGGAATGACCACTATTGAGAGAAATGATCACTATTGAGTGGAATGGTCACTACATAAATATGTCATTAATCACTTTGATGGTTatggacatccaccataattaaagattttataacaatttctgactttttctttgtcttttgtaTTGTATAAAACAAAAAGAATTTGACAAGATATAAAGAAAGTGAAAATATATAGTATTTGTAAATATATTAGTGGCTTCAAGGAATAAGTCCAACGGGGTTTTCCTCGAAAGTATTAGGATAAACACAAGAAATTAAACTCGAAATAAATACTTTATTTTTGGTTTAACTTTTCGGTATCAAGAACTCACCGACATGACTAATTGAGTTGGGCAGTGTGGGGCTCATTGAAGGGAGAAACACTCCAACTAGGGAGAAAAGGGGTTTCTCTGCTCCAAGATTTAAATCCGAGACCTCTAGTTAAAGTTGAAAATATTTCATTCATCTTATCACACTCTTCAGTGGTAACTCGACATGGATTAAACTCAATTATACGATAGTTTTACTTCTTTTTGgaagaaaatatacataaatgAGAGTACATTAATAAAAAGTTGTTGGGTCTTACAGCTTGATATAAACCCATAATGAGAGAGAATGCTCTTGCTAAGTGCACCAGTAGTCACTTTGAAGGATGATGTTTAAAACATACCCCTGTAGTCCACTTTAgttgattttttggctttttttttacGGTCCATAATATTTGATTTATTCAGATATCAAAAAGGAATTAACTTATTGTTTTCAAAATTGCCCTTGAAGTAATGAGCCCAtaagtatttgttatattttcaatgaacaaattaaggtactatggataattttattattaattaatgctaaaaattaaattctgtgaaaaaaatcaaaaaatcaattaaaatggaCAGGAGGGAGTAACTAACGTTTGCCGTGAGTATCATAAATATAATTAAGATAAAAAGCTATATAATGCTTCTTGGCAGAAAAGAAAACTGCAGCAAGATTTGCATGGCATATGTGGATATACTGAACGGCAGCCAGTGCACTAAGTTCATACTGAACGGCAGCCAGTGCACTAAGTTCCCGATATGCGCGCGCGGGGTCCGaagaagggccggaccacaagggtctatagtacgcagtcttaccctgcatttctgcaagatgCTGTTTCTACGGCTCGaatccgtgacctcctggtcacatgacatcaattttaccagttacgccaaggctctcTTTCGCATATGTGGTTATACTAGCTTCTGATAATTGTGACAGACATGCATCTTACTAAATAAACATAACTCCAAAAGTAATAGACAACAGTAATGATTTATGCATTTTATTGACATTTGCCAAGAAAGGGAAGATATACAAAATTGTAGCCATAACAAATCAAGAATGCAGAGAATTGAAAACCAAAATACTGCACAAGAATTAGCAGTTTCCACAATCTCACATCTTATGAGTTAAAGAACGATTTGATCATAGTTTCTTTGCTTCCTCATCTCGGCTTGTTATCTATCTCATAAATATCCCCACGACTGCAGCTAAGTAGCTCGCCAActgttaaaaaaataataattcggGGGGGTTGTAAGTTAAAGTTTCATTCATATGTAACTGCCATTGAGCTTCGATGCGCTGTGGTATTCATACCTGAGACGGAATGCTGAGTCCGGTGTGACCTTCAATGACTAATCCTGCCGTAAGACCAATCATAGCCCATGCACCATTAATTGCTTCTATTTGTCGCCGTCTCTGTAAAATATTCAGAGCTGAGAATGTAGAATTGATGTAAGAGCAATAGGTTTTAAAAAACATGGTAACAAGAATCATCTCTGTGTTTTTCTACTTTGTTTTTGTTATAAAGATCAAAACAGATTATGATAGAAACTTAATTTGACATTCTTGCATCAACTGTAACATGCATAAAGCAATAGGTCTATTACTATGTCGAGTGATTAATCCCTCGAAGTATTCTACTTTTCCCGTCTTACAAACTTTCCAAACTTTAACTTGGTAGAGTAAGCATTTGTAGGGAATGACCGATTTGAATGTTAGATGCCACGGGAAACATTCATCTCAGATGAAGTGGATGTAAACTAATTACATCACATTCAATGCAGATTTTACTACCATTCCAGAGATGAGAACAGGAACACTAATCACCTTGAGCTAATAATATAAACTCAACAGCCTATACTCAAATCTGCTTAGAAGCAGCTAGGAGTCGATAATGCCAAGTGACAGAGATTCAGTACATTTCATATCTTTGCCCATTTAATGGCAGTAAGATTTGGCTAACAAAATAGTAATTACATGTTGCAAGAAAATGGAGGTTCACTCACTTGAAATCTCTCTTTAGCTTTAATTTCGTCCATTTGCTTTGCAGCTAACCGCTTGGCTTCTGAAGGATCCACCATTATCACTTCCTTCCTTACTCTCTCTTTTCCTGGAGATACCTGTAGACAAAGAAGTTTTCATTTCGAAGCTCTTTATAAATAACGACCTCGAGTCACTATGAAGATATTTCCATGTTATAGCATATAATAAAGCATGAGATCGAGAACTTCAAGGAAATTTGGATAAACAACATAAGAGTAGTACTAGGTTTGAGATTTCCCGTGCGCCATAGTATACAAAATGTAAATTTTCTTATTTCTAAAACCTAAGTAGACTTGAAATTGTACACCAACTTGGCATGTTAACTAACTACCGAAGATAACAGTCAATGAAACTGTTGAAACGTCAAATGTCGAACTCCTcttctctgataccatgttgttgATAGTTAGCTATCGAATCCTCTATCTATTTCACTCTATTCAAGTCCATATCATTCCAATACAAACCTCAATTAACTAATCCAAAAATTTCTCCTAATTTAGAATAGGACTGATAAAGCATGATTAATGGCTAACCTTTCGAAGACGAAGATATAATAGCTCATTTAACAAGAAAGTAGAAGCAAGTCTTAATAAATTGTCGTTCACATAATTTTACCACATGTCACAGACATAAAAACATTATCTTTTTtcattagttaaaaatatttGAGCAATTCAAACCCATCATACTAGTACTAGTATTACATACGTGGAAGAGCCTTCATAATGCATACATTAGGATTAGCCAGGACGCGAATTGCTTGACTCCTGGTTCTCGATGAAACCAAGccagtgttgtgcatgctcccaTATTCAAACCTGGCACAGAAAAGCTTCTTTAAAAGGAGAAAAACGGAATAGTCACGTGATAGAAGTTATGGGCAATGAGGGGCAGCTTTAGTGCCTTGCGTAGCCTGAAGCACAGCTTAAGCGACGCGAAGCGCCCTCCCTGAGCTTTTCTGaccttcagggcttaagcgcgccttaaatgagcctttcacatttaaaaggagaaaaactGAATAGTCATGTGATTTTAACGTTCACCATTCTATCAGTAGAATATTGAGTGGAATACTGAATAACAGAAAGGCGATACTACCGCAGAAAGAGTTCTGCCAATTTTTCATAACGAAATACTACACTTTTCGccagaaagaaaatgaaacaccAGAGATAATGCATTGAACTACTTTCTTGTTTTCCATTATACAAAAGTGtcgaggtcgagaattagggtagaaggttagtaggtagtcgagtgTGTGTCTTCCCCATATCAGTAGTATTAGTAGTTAGCCTTGTATTCTATTATTGGTAAATCTCTATTACCACATGTTGATCATTCAGCTTGTTTTCTaattatcttgttgttgttactgcttgtggctactgctttcttttcttttttcctagaGCCGGGTTCTATCGGAAACAAACTCTCTACCCTCAAGGTAGGGTTAAGGTCCGTGTACACACTatgaccccacttgtgggattatactaagttttttgttgttattgttgtcatTATAACCCACCATATTTTCTAATAAAGTTAGTGAATGCATATTACTATTATATACAGAAAGCTTTCATTTTTAGGGAAAATTACTATAGCAGAAATAAAGTTTATCGTCCCGCGATAAATTTCTAAGGATATTCCGAAGAGGTGAATGTTGAATACTTTATCAGAATACAGACTCCATGTTTCCCTTTATATAAATTTCAGAACTTCAATTCTGCAATTTTCAATTTCCTGATTATTAATTATTCCAATATAGAAATCTTCAGCAAGCTTATCACATCAGAAcatctcaaattcaaatttgTACATACAAAGACaatttgtaaaaatgaaaaattaagcaaataaacactTTTTATGAacaatttaaagactgaaattgCTCTAATGAACAAAAAGATAACACTGAAAACATGTAGTTAGATAAATAGTAAGCAAACGACCCACAAAAATTCAGACCAATATTACTTGTCAAACATAAATATAAACATAAAAAGCTTGATTCTTGAATAATAGCTTTTAAAAAAACTTACTTTTTCACAGCTGAATTATGAAATTCTGAGAAAGTTAAAGTCTTTTCCTTAAACTTCAGCCCTCCATTGATAATGGGTATCTTAGCTTGAAGcatcatctctctctctctctcctctctctctctctctctctctctctctctctcttgttttAATGGGTGAAGTAGGAGAAAGAAGTTCTATGTGGCGAGTTAAAAGCCAACtatagtataatatttttttttcttttttccttattgGTATTTGGTCAGCATTTGAGTAGCATCATCTTCTACAAAATTTGATGGATAATTTCACTTGAATCCCTAAAGATCCTAGTTATTAAAACTGGATCCTAAAGGTCATAGTTATTACAATAGGCTCCtagaaattttaaactaaatatCTTAACTTAAGAATAATTCAGGACATTTTTGTCCCgaaaaattgaattgaaaaactaaaattcaggacGCACTGACTAATTCTTAAATAGCAGCCCTTTAAAGTGGCTATCTGATGtcatttttatgtattaataagCAATTGTGTCGGGGCTTTTGCATCTATATCCGATTTTGGGGTCACAATTGAACCTATACCCACTTTGCAAAAAATAATTGCAAGCCTACccactttacgatcaacttcaggtctgaagttaaaaaaattagtctaaagtgaaaaatttgcacttcagatgcacttaaagccaaataggtctgaagtgcaaccaatagtttcatgcacttaaggccaataagtctgaagtgaaaaattgcactccaactgcacttaaggccaaaaggtctaaaGTGCAACCAAcattttcatgcacttaaggccaaaaggtcgccaataagtttgaagtgaatttgcacttcagatgcacttaaggccaaaagatCTGAACTACAACCAacgttttcatgcacttaaggccaaataggcctgAAGTACAAATTGCCCGGAAATAAAAATTTAttcttcaaattttaacaatGCAATATACGATTTAATACGTAAATCTACTCAAAATGAGCTCTAATTTGAAACAtcacctccaaatatcatcaagaacaaatcTCAATCATCAAttttgtcaaaacaacaataaatctaacgCCCATTTtccaattaagaaaaagaagtaGGAAAAACCCTAAGCAATTGTAAAAACTAAAGCGCCACAACAGCTCACCACTGTAAAATatcataaactaccttaaaatatgtttacaaataccatataaaatcattgtcacccgaagaagaataagaagaagaaaagggagaaaaaagtaaaaattgcatggggcgccccatttggtcgcccctttttaacttatacatattttattttttcgtttgcATCCGTACCCATATTTTTTAAAAGCGTTTTAAAAAGACGATTTTGtccttctttaataaaagactattgacaaaactgtagactacagggcaaaatttcagcatgttttgatatgaagttttagcaaatgaactaaataatttcagcatgcatTAGAAAAAACTaactagaaaattacatactgcaagataaaaacttaagcatgtttagtctgaaattttagcaagtgaactaaaaaacttcatcttgtttagactgaagtttcgaataaaactcatgacaaaactgtagactgtaTAATAAAACTTCAACATGTTTTGGTAAGAAGTTTtggcaaatgaactaaataacttcaacatgtaTTAGCagaaactcattagaaaattaaatactgcaagacaaaaacttaagcatatttagtttgaagttttagcaaatgaactaaaaaacttaagtatgtttagtctgaagttttagcaaatgaactaaaaaacttaagcatgtttagtctgaagttttagcaaatgaactaaataacttaagcatgtttagtctgaagttttaacaaatgaactaaataacttaagcatatttagtctgaaattttagcaaatgaactaataaacttaagcatgtttagtctgaagttttagcaaatgaactaaaaaacttaagcatgtttagtctaaagttttagaaaatgaaataaataactGAAGCATGTTTAGTGCGAAATTtttgcaaatgaactaaataacttcagcatgtttagattGAAGTTTcagataaaactcatgacaaaactgtagactgtaggataaataacttcagcatgcattagcatgaagttttagcttcaatgtgaaacaacttcatgctatattagtatggagttttagcttcaacatgaaacaacttcatgctacattagcatgGAGTTCtagcttcaaggtgaaacaacttcatgcaagtgtgattctgaagatgaatctGGACAAGTTTATGATTTTTTGATAAAGTTGCTGAGAGGAGAGGAGGAGATCTTTTTCCACGAATGAGGTTGCAAATCACGCGATTAATGTGTGATGCAGGTTTTATATCTTTTGTGAGGGGTGTAATTTTCatattattatggatttttttgtcagctggctaccaaatcaataatttttaaaaatagggtataagttaaaatgtgacacaaatatagggtacgacTGCAAATCCCCCAAGAAAAAAGGCATACAATTGTTTAAAAAGTgagtacaagttaaaaaaattaaaaagtgggTACAGATTAAATGAgtgcgaccaaatagggcgctaGTGTAATTTTTGCAATTGTTTCCTAGTCCATGGATATGCTTAATTAATACAAATGTGAATAGCGAAACTACATAAATAAAGTTCCTAAATAGCATAGATTACATGAGATTTTTTAATGCCCTATTTAGGAATTGTTTTCttgcaaaattatatatttacttttatttgacAAAAAATCAAGAGGTGTCAAATTTTGTTCTCTTAGTAATTATATTatatagagaaaagaaaaaaaacgcaAAAGATTTATTATTGGCTTTATTGAGAACTTAATTATTTCATTGCTACTGTGGCTTCTCAAAGAGAATCAGATCTTTTATAATTAGCTCTGGCGTTTCTTCCTATTTTGGCATAAAATTTGAATAGGTTACAAGAAATTTAAACTAGTACATAGATGATTGTATGAAGTGGTGGACATATACATAACCAATTGAAGCAATTAGCAAAATACTTCGATGTGCTAAAGTGCTATACCAATGGAAAACTTCCTCCATATTTTGATATCAATTAATTTCTCTATTCTATTCGTAGTTTTGGCCTTTTGGGCAATGCAAGATCTCTATCACCCCTTAACTCCACTTATATTATGCAAGCTAGAAAAAGATTTATGTCTCTTAATCCATCTAACACTACTTAAAAACGTCTATTTTCCGACGAAAATTTTTCGACCGCAAAATGTCGGTCGGAAATTCAGACTGATTCGGTCGCAACTTGTgaaaaaaaattctatttatttttcaaacaatTTTATAGCAGATACTCCGATCGTATTTATCGAAAACATTGGCgcaaaataccacaaaatataTTTTCGCAATTTTTGACCGTTTCggtcacaaaataaaataaaaattaatattttttgtgaCTGAATCGGTCGCAAAATAGTTCATTTACGAGATCTGACTAGTTTAACCCAGTTTGTGACCGAATTGCTCGcactttcaaaattttaaaattttgaaataaagttCCTACTGTTTCAGtcgcaaaataaaaaaataattaattttttttttgctacCGATTCAGTCGCAAAATGTGTCATTTACGAGGTATGATTAGTTTGACCCAGTTTGCGACCGATTCGGTCGgaaaattaccgaccaaatcAGTCGCAAATCCCTAAAAATTCAATGCGTCCCAGATTATCCATTTTGCGACCAATTCGGTCGGAAAGTTTTGACTGTTTCGGTCGCAAATTGTTTGCGACCATGTGTTTTCCGACCGTTCGATTTCAGTCAGAAATCCGTCGGAAAAACTCGATTTTCGACGGATTTTCCACCGTTTTGACCatcggaatttagtcattttttagTAGTGTTAAGCTTCCAGATACTCTAATGTCGTCTTATACTTTTACTATTTACCATCGCGATGTATTTGAAAAATCAAACTTGAAGGATTACGACTCGTTGGTTGAAAGTAGAATTGCTCGATGTGATGCTAGAGCAAGTTATTTAGCCTCAATTCTTGATAACCAAAATGGCGCAAATGCAGATTCACTGGGAAAAAACGGGAACTGGTCCCAAAATCAACCTCTATATATGATTCTACtgttgggaaaaataataattctgcatagaaataatattcatgaaaaataataataacacaagagagtaataaCTACATCAACTCTTTTAACTAGGTAAATACAATGCCCGAGCGgagcaatattaccactataatattacaacttagtacTGTCAAGAGACTATtacaattttgaaagaaataataccCTTTGTTTAAAatacctcactacaatattactgtCACTCACTATTTATCTTACAGACTACAATCTGTGaattactctctctaacttatATTGCTTCTCTTTGTTTTGGTGTATTTTCAAACGAGGAGAAACTAtactatttatagcaagaaatcctttaTAAAGTTTTTGTTAATGATCGGGAAATTCCAGCGAAACCATATGCATCGTGGTGGAATTTTACACAAGATATGTTGAACGACGGAATCTTCGTGGATACAGGAACAAGATTTACACGTTTTCCTCATGATTTTATATAGTATTTCGCTACATATTTAGAAATGAAGTACGAGATATTACTATGGTTGAAAATCCAATCGGAGCTTTTGACACTTGCTATAAGGAAAATCCAAATGGTCGTGACTTATACTTTCCTGTTGTGAAGTTGTACTTTGGTAGCGTAAACCCGAGTACCATGCATGTTGTTTCTGGCACAAGAACAAGTCGTTGTGAACTATTGGG is from Nicotiana tabacum cultivar K326 chromosome 18, ASM71507v2, whole genome shotgun sequence and encodes:
- the LOC107820881 gene encoding uncharacterized protein LOC107820881 translates to MMLQAKIPIINGGLKFKEKTLTFSEFHNSAVKKFEYGSMHNTGLVSSRTRSQAIRVLANPNVSPGKERVRKEVIMVDPSEAKRLAAKQMDEIKAKERFQRRRQIEAINGAWAMIGLTAGLVIEGHTGLSIPSQLASYLAAVVGIFMR